One Roseomonas sp. OT10 DNA window includes the following coding sequences:
- a CDS encoding ABC transporter permease: protein MSRVAAVRMAAWLVLGFLVLPMLVVVPVSLTDQRFLSLPEERVSLQHYRALWENALWSGAILRSFLCAAAATLLALALGVPSAVAFWRIASRLGEVLRILVLLPIVVPGIVSAVALYRHLARLGLVDTYAGVVLAHTLTSLPFVMIAASASLANMDARLERAARGLGAGRWQTLWWVTLPQIRPGILAGAALAFVSAWDETVVTLFITGLNVYLLPRAIWDGIRDNVDPAIAAVATLMILATALGLLAEGWLRRRRGPQP, encoded by the coding sequence GTGAGCCGCGTCGCGGCCGTCCGGATGGCGGCGTGGCTCGTGCTCGGCTTCCTCGTGCTGCCGATGCTGGTGGTGGTGCCCGTCTCACTCACCGACCAGCGCTTCCTCTCGCTTCCCGAGGAGCGCGTTTCGCTGCAGCACTACCGTGCCCTCTGGGAGAACGCGCTGTGGTCCGGCGCCATCCTGCGAAGCTTCCTCTGCGCGGCCGCGGCGACGCTGCTGGCCCTGGCGCTGGGGGTGCCCAGCGCCGTCGCCTTCTGGCGGATCGCCTCGCGGCTGGGCGAGGTCCTGCGCATCCTGGTGCTGCTGCCCATCGTCGTGCCGGGCATCGTTAGCGCCGTGGCGCTGTATCGGCATCTGGCGCGGCTGGGCCTGGTCGACACCTATGCCGGCGTGGTCCTGGCCCATACCTTGACCAGCCTTCCCTTCGTGATGATCGCCGCCTCCGCCAGCCTCGCCAACATGGATGCGCGGCTGGAGAGGGCGGCCCGCGGGCTCGGCGCGGGGCGGTGGCAGACGCTGTGGTGGGTGACGCTGCCGCAGATCCGCCCCGGCATCCTCGCCGGGGCGGCCCTGGCCTTCGTCTCGGCCTGGGACGAGACGGTGGTGACGCTCTTCATCACCGGCCTGAACGTCTACCTGCTGCCGCGCGCCATCTGGGACGGCATCCGCGACAATGTGGATCCGGCCATCGCGGCCGTCGCCACCCTCATGATCCTCGCCACCGCCCTGGGCCTGCTGGCCGAGGGGTGGCTCCGCCGCCGGAGAGGCCCGCAGCCATGA